A section of the Pseudomonas sp. FP453 genome encodes:
- a CDS encoding DUF2288 domain-containing protein, translating into MTQEPSTLYAKLLGETAEISWKELEPFFAKGALLWVDAGLDLIEAAEGMAEDNRDKVAAWLASGSLGEVSATRALDLVERDPSLWAVVVSPWILIQERAA; encoded by the coding sequence ATGACGCAAGAACCTAGCACCCTCTATGCCAAGCTGCTCGGTGAAACCGCCGAAATTTCCTGGAAGGAGCTTGAACCGTTCTTTGCCAAGGGTGCCCTATTGTGGGTCGATGCCGGCCTGGATTTGATCGAGGCCGCCGAAGGAATGGCCGAGGACAACCGTGACAAAGTGGCTGCCTGGCTGGCCTCGGGCAGCCTTGGCGAAGTGTCTGCGACGCGGGCATTGGACCTGGTTGAGCGTGATCCGAGCCTGTGGGCCGTGGTGGTTTCGCCGTGGATTCTGATCCAGGAAAGGGCAGCGTAA
- a CDS encoding branched-chain amino acid ABC transporter substrate-binding protein codes for MNKATKQISKLFAAMVLAGVAGHSFAADTIKIGIAGPKTGPVTQYGDMQFTGAKQAIKDINAKGGVDGKMLEAKEYDDACDPKQAVAVANKVVNDGVKFVIGHLCSSSTQPASDIYEDEGVIMITPAATSPDITSRGYKLVFRTIGLDSAQGPAAGNYIADHVKPKVVAVLHDKQQYGEGIATAVKQTLEKKGTKVAVFEGLNAGDKDFSSIIQKLKQANVDFVYYGGYHPELGLILRQSQEKGLKAKFMGPEGVGNDSISQIAQGASEGLLVTLPKSFDSEPENKAIVDAIKADGKDPSGPFVFPAYSAVELIAGGIKAAKSEDTAKVAEAIHAGTFKTPTGDLSFDAKGDLKDFKFVVYEWHFGKPKTEVSPQ; via the coding sequence ATGAATAAGGCTACTAAGCAGATTTCCAAACTGTTTGCCGCTATGGTCCTGGCTGGGGTTGCCGGCCATTCGTTCGCAGCTGATACCATCAAGATCGGTATCGCCGGGCCCAAGACCGGTCCAGTGACGCAATACGGTGACATGCAGTTCACCGGCGCCAAGCAAGCCATCAAAGACATCAACGCCAAGGGCGGCGTAGACGGCAAGATGCTTGAAGCCAAGGAATACGATGACGCTTGCGATCCTAAACAAGCGGTTGCCGTAGCCAACAAAGTGGTCAACGACGGCGTCAAGTTTGTCATCGGTCACCTCTGCTCCAGCTCCACTCAGCCAGCGTCCGACATCTATGAAGATGAAGGCGTGATCATGATCACCCCAGCCGCCACCAGCCCGGACATCACTTCCCGTGGCTACAAGCTGGTCTTCCGCACCATCGGCCTGGACAGCGCCCAGGGCCCGGCAGCCGGCAACTACATCGCCGACCACGTGAAGCCGAAAGTCGTTGCCGTCCTGCACGACAAGCAGCAATACGGTGAAGGCATCGCCACTGCCGTCAAACAGACCCTGGAGAAGAAAGGCACCAAGGTTGCCGTCTTCGAAGGCCTGAACGCCGGCGACAAAGACTTCTCCTCGATCATTCAGAAGCTCAAGCAAGCCAACGTCGACTTCGTCTACTACGGCGGCTACCACCCAGAGCTGGGCCTGATCCTGCGCCAGTCCCAGGAAAAAGGCCTGAAAGCCAAGTTCATGGGCCCGGAAGGCGTCGGCAACGACTCCATCTCGCAAATCGCCCAGGGTGCTTCCGAAGGCCTGCTGGTGACCCTGCCGAAGTCGTTCGACTCCGAGCCTGAAAACAAGGCCATCGTTGACGCCATCAAGGCTGACGGCAAGGACCCAAGCGGCCCGTTCGTGTTCCCGGCCTACTCCGCTGTTGAGCTGATCGCAGGCGGTATCAAGGCTGCGAAGAGCGAAGACACCGCCAAAGTGGCCGAAGCCATCCACGCGGGCACCTTCAAGACCCCAACCGGCGACCTGAGCTTCGACGCCAAGGGCGACCTGAAGGACTTCAAGTTCGTGGTCTACGAATGGCACTTCGGTAAACCAAAAACCGAAGTTTCCCCTCAGTAA
- a CDS encoding YkgJ family cysteine cluster protein: MSEASPCLNCGACCSHFRVSFFWGECASSGGTVPDDLVVQINPTRVAMIGTDQKPVRCCSLEGEVGKGTSCSIYEQRSSTCREFEASWHEGVQNVDCDAARAAFGLAPLEMPFELDLPISA, from the coding sequence ATGTCCGAAGCCAGTCCGTGCCTGAATTGTGGTGCCTGCTGTTCACACTTCCGTGTGTCTTTTTTCTGGGGTGAGTGCGCCTCCTCCGGCGGGACGGTACCGGACGATCTGGTGGTGCAGATCAATCCGACGCGCGTGGCCATGATCGGCACCGACCAGAAACCCGTGCGTTGCTGCAGCCTTGAAGGCGAAGTGGGCAAAGGCACCAGTTGCTCGATCTACGAGCAACGGTCGAGCACCTGCCGTGAGTTTGAAGCGTCCTGGCACGAGGGCGTACAGAACGTCGATTGCGATGCCGCCCGCGCGGCCTTTGGCCTGGCGCCGCTGGAGATGCCCTTCGAGCTGGACCTGCCCATCAGCGCTTAG
- a CDS encoding MFS transporter — protein sequence MQNSTQAANAWRILFLLFLANLFNFFDRTIPAIIIEPIRMEWHLSDFQLGIIGTAFTIVYAIAGLPLGRMADTGSRSKLMGWGLFAWSGLTAVNGLVGSFWTFLLVRMGIGIGEASYAPAANSLIGDLFPAHRRARAMGIFMLGLPLGLLLAFFTIGWMVKAFDSWRAPFFIAAVPGMILAVFMFYIKEPKRGAAETVQVSQERVDRPIRRVLAVPTFLWLVLAGLCFNFATYACNSFLVPMLQRYFLMPLQDAAVATGVIVGLTGLVGLTLGGWVADKIHQRIANGRLLFAAFSLIISTVCTAWALHAGRIEIGVFVAVFSVGWLFAYNFYTCVYTAIQDVVEPRLRATAMALFFAGLYLLGGGMGPIVVGGLSDHFAHSAMYAAGAEQMTEAYKAVGLHDAMYLIPVALFLTMLFLFQASRCFVRDAKKMKEGLSAVEVPGSAVTA from the coding sequence ATGCAGAACTCGACCCAAGCGGCGAATGCCTGGCGCATTCTGTTCCTGCTGTTCCTGGCCAACCTGTTCAACTTCTTCGACCGCACCATTCCCGCGATCATCATCGAGCCGATCCGCATGGAATGGCACCTGAGCGACTTCCAGCTCGGCATTATCGGTACCGCCTTCACCATCGTCTACGCCATTGCCGGCCTGCCCCTCGGGCGCATGGCCGACACCGGTTCGCGCAGCAAGCTGATGGGCTGGGGCCTGTTCGCCTGGAGCGGGCTGACGGCGGTCAATGGCCTGGTCGGCAGTTTCTGGACCTTCCTGCTGGTGCGCATGGGCATCGGCATCGGCGAGGCCAGCTACGCACCGGCGGCCAACTCGCTGATCGGCGACCTGTTTCCCGCCCACCGCCGTGCCCGGGCCATGGGCATCTTTATGCTTGGCTTGCCCCTGGGCCTGTTGCTGGCATTTTTCACCATCGGCTGGATGGTCAAGGCGTTCGACAGCTGGCGCGCACCGTTCTTTATTGCCGCCGTGCCGGGGATGATCCTCGCGGTGTTCATGTTCTATATCAAGGAGCCCAAGCGCGGCGCGGCGGAGACCGTGCAAGTGTCCCAGGAACGCGTGGACCGCCCGATCCGCCGCGTCCTGGCGGTGCCGACCTTCCTCTGGCTGGTGCTGGCTGGCCTGTGCTTTAACTTTGCCACCTATGCCTGCAACTCGTTCCTGGTGCCGATGCTGCAGCGCTACTTCCTGATGCCGTTGCAGGACGCGGCGGTGGCCACCGGGGTCATCGTCGGCCTGACGGGGCTAGTGGGCCTGACCCTGGGCGGCTGGGTGGCCGACAAGATCCATCAGCGCATCGCCAATGGCCGGCTGTTGTTTGCGGCGTTCAGCCTGATTATCTCGACGGTGTGCACCGCCTGGGCCTTGCATGCCGGGCGCATTGAGATCGGCGTGTTCGTCGCGGTATTCAGCGTGGGCTGGCTGTTTGCCTATAACTTCTACACCTGCGTGTACACGGCGATCCAGGACGTGGTCGAGCCGCGCCTGCGGGCCACGGCGATGGCGCTGTTTTTTGCCGGGTTGTACTTGCTGGGTGGTGGCATGGGGCCAATTGTGGTGGGGGGCTTGTCCGATCACTTTGCCCATTCGGCGATGTATGCGGCCGGGGCGGAGCAGATGACCGAGGCTTATAAGGCGGTGGGGTTGCATGACGCCATGTACCTGATTCCGGTGGCGCTGTTCTTGACCATGCTGTTTCTGTTCCAGGCGTCGCGGTGTTTTGTGCGGGATGCCAAGAAGATGAAGGAGGGGTTGAGTGCGGTGGAGGTGCCGGGTTCGGCGGTTACAGCTTGA